A region of the Mycoavidus sp. HKI genome:
TCTATTGCGCGCACTTTATGAATGGTGCACCGATAATAGTTATACCCCGCATATTGTGGTGCGAGTAGATAACCAAGCTCGAGTTCCGCGTGAGTTCGTCCGTGACGGCGAGATTGTGCTTAATATCAGTTTTAGCGCAACGAGCGGGTTGCAAATGCGCAATGACTGGATTGAATTCAATGCACGATTTTCTGGTAGAGCCCATAAAATAGAAGTGCCGGTTGAGAATGTGCTGGCTATTTATGCACTAGAAAATGGTCAAGGTATGGCCTTTCCAGTAGATGCGTCGTCGTCGAACAACGCAGCGGATGCGTCTAGCGCGGAAAATGCTGATCTACTCTCTGGATTGAACGAGCCATCAACGGAAACCTTACTAGCTAAGGAGAAGCAAGATGATAATAACGGTAAGAAAAAAAGTGGGCGCTCGCATCTAAAGATTGTCAAATGAGGAAAAATATTGGCTATTAAGTTGGCGGCATAGGTTGCTGTGCAAGTTTAATCTCCATTGAGAAACGGGGCAGCTGATTGAAATTGCTAGGTAGTGCAATTTCAGCACAAATTAAGTGAGCAGATCGCTCGCAATGCGTTATAATTCGGGTCTTGCCGGCTTAGCTCATCTGGTAGAGCAGTTGATTTGTAATCATCAGGTAGCGGGTTCGAGTCCTGCAGCCGGCACCATAAAATTCTTATAAATCAAAGATTTACGTTTTTTTAGAAGTCACTTTTTACCCCTGACTTTCCTCCATTTTTGATCGGAATGGTAGCATTCCTTTAGCAAAAAGCGCGACAGCTTTTTTCCTTCTGGCCATCTAGTAAATTTCCAAAGAAAACTTTTCTTAAATTCTCTTAATAGTCAGGATTTAGCCTGATTATTACTCTAATGCGGCTGCTTTAACTTAATCGCTTTGTCAAAGCAGCCGCACATCTTCACAACTTAGATACGCGCGTTTGCCTAAACATTAAACAAAAAATTCATCACATCTCCATCGCGTACTTTGTACTCCTTCCCCTCAGCTCGCATTTTGCCTGCCTCTTTTGCACCTTGCTCGCCTTTATAAGCAATGAAATCGTCAAATGCGATTGTCTGCGCACGAATAAAGCCACGCTCAAAATCAGTGTGAATCACCCCAGCTGCTTGAGGTGCAGTATCCCCTATGCGGATGGTCCAAGCGCGTACTTCTTTAACGCCTGCCGTGAAATAGGTTTGTAATCCAAGCAATTTAAAGCCGGCGCGAATCACGCGGTTGAGCCCTGCTTCATCCATCCCCATATCGGCCAAGAAGATGGCTTTATCTTCGTCAGGCAGCTCAGAAATTTCTGCTTCAATCGCCGCACATACTGCAACGACTGGCGCTTTTTCCGATTCTGCATGGCGTTTGACCATGTCAAACAAGGGATTGTTATCAAAGCCATCCTCTTTCACATTGGCGATATACATCGTTGGCTTGGCGGTGATTAGACATAAGGTTTTGAGTAAGACGCGTTCATCGTCTGACAA
Encoded here:
- a CDS encoding ClpXP protease specificity-enhancing factor, with translation MQQVISTKPYLLRALYEWCTDNSYTPHIVVRVDNQARVPREFVRDGEIVLNISFSATSGLQMRNDWIEFNARFSGRAHKIEVPVENVLAIYALENGQGMAFPVDASSSNNAADASSAENADLLSGLNEPSTETLLAKEKQDDNNGKKKSGRSHLKIVK
- the ychF gene encoding redox-regulated ATPase YchF — encoded protein: MSLKCGIVGLPNVGKSTLFNALTKAGIAAENYPFCTIEANVGIVEVPDERLTALADIVKPERTVPAIVEFVDIAGLVAGASKGEGLGNKFLANIRETDAIAHVVRCFDDPNVVHVAGQINPLADIEVINTELALADLGTVEKALSRYSKAAKSGGDKEAAKYVILLEKIQKQLDAVQPVRALDLSDDERVLLKTLCLITAKPTMYIANVKEDGFDNNPLFDMVKRHAESEKAPVVAVCAAIEAEISELPDEDKAIFLADMGMDEAGLNRVIRAGFKLLGLQTYFTAGVKEVRAWTIRIGDTAPQAAGVIHTDFERGFIRAQTIAFDDFIAYKGEQGAKEAGKMRAEGKEYKVRDGDVMNFLFNV